A single genomic interval of Desulfuromonas sp. harbors:
- a CDS encoding 6-carboxyhexanoate--CoA ligase has protein sequence MTQDLYSIRMHATRGGAHLSGAEGLAPSGDLECLAAALVRRALEHPRGRADAVRLSVDAVEAAEVRTGRLPDLTTIVVEDWRQGREAALYFLAEAGVSTGAAEQAVATLAAGAAPGGESMRGAMLVDAHSGDRLEPDPARGVRASRMGLSRDAERQLRRVLGPLGLDNEHVREAMVLAAKVLSAPGIVAELCWSDDPDYTAGYVASPALGYVRFPHLKPKGEERGGRAIFLRREGSGLDAVIASLESSALLVDGMGEFHPQRVWKG, from the coding sequence ATGACTCAGGATCTGTACAGCATTCGCATGCACGCCACCCGCGGAGGAGCCCATCTTTCCGGGGCAGAAGGGCTTGCCCCTTCTGGGGATCTGGAGTGTTTGGCCGCGGCCCTGGTGCGCCGCGCCCTGGAACATCCCCGGGGGCGGGCCGATGCCGTTCGCCTTTCTGTCGACGCCGTTGAGGCGGCCGAGGTGCGCACCGGACGGCTTCCCGACCTGACCACAATAGTGGTAGAGGACTGGCGGCAGGGGCGCGAGGCCGCCCTATACTTTCTGGCCGAGGCGGGGGTGTCCACCGGTGCCGCCGAGCAGGCTGTCGCCACCCTGGCCGCCGGCGCTGCGCCGGGGGGGGAGAGCATGCGCGGCGCGATGCTGGTGGACGCCCATTCCGGGGACCGCCTCGAGCCGGACCCGGCCAGGGGGGTGCGGGCCAGCCGCATGGGCCTTTCCCGGGACGCCGAGCGGCAGTTGCGCCGGGTCCTTGGGCCTCTCGGCCTGGACAACGAGCACGTGCGGGAGGCGATGGTGCTGGCGGCCAAGGTTCTCTCCGCCCCGGGGATTGTCGCCGAACTCTGCTGGTCCGACGACCCGGACTACACCGCTGGCTACGTGGCGTCTCCGGCCCTGGGGTACGTCCGCTTTCCCCATCTCAAGCCGAAGGGGGAGGAGCGCGGCGGGCGGGCCATTTTCCTGCGACGAGAGGGCTCGGGCTTGGATGCGGTCATCGCCTCTCTCGAGTCCTCGGCCCTGCTTGTCGACGGGATGGGCGAATTTCACCCGCAGAGGGTCTGGAAGGGATGA